The genomic DNA CTGGATGGCAAGGAGGCGATGCCGTGACGCCGGCGGAAGGTGTGGGGCGGGCACCGGTTCGCCGAACCGGTCGCGGTCGGGCCGACGCCGGGTGCCCCGCGGTACGGACCGCCGGTGCCGAGCGGCACGACGGGCCGATGACCGCAGCTCGTCAGCGACGGGCCATGGGCCTCGTCGGCAGCGGCCGCCAGCGGGCCGCGACGTCGCGCATGACCAGGACGCTGTCCAGGGACGCGGTGCCGGGCGGGAAGCGGCCCGGGTCGTCGAAGAAGGACGACCGCGCGGATCGCACCCGTCCGGCTGCCACCTGCCACGCGTCCGTCTCCAGCTCCATGGCGTCGAGGCGGCGGCCTGCAGCTGTCGGGGACAGGCCCCTGGCCCCGGCGCGGAAGAAGTCCGATGCCTCCTGGAGATCGGTGAAGAGTTCACTGCCGCGCAGTTCGTCGGTGACCTCGGCCGTGACGTCGACCCGGATCTCACCGTCCCGGGTGGCGAGAGCGACGCGTACCTCGGCGGGCCTCTCGTGCAC from Streptomyces sp. NBC_01707 includes the following:
- a CDS encoding DUF2071 domain-containing protein: MIQPRLSSVIERRLLVNYRVAPDAAARLLPAGLRPQLVRGHAVAGICLLRLGSARPTWAPAPVGLRSENAAHRISVEWDGPDGVETGVYITRRDTDSRINSWAGGRFFPGEHGRADFTVHERPAEVRVALATRDGEIRVDVTAEVTDELRGSELFTDLQEASDFFRAGARGLSPTAAGRRLDAMELETDAWQVAAGRVRSARSSFFDDPGRFPPGTASLDSVLVMRDVAARWRPLPTRPMARR